A segment of the Thermoplasmata archaeon genome:
ATGTTAAAACTGCTTGTGCTTAATCTGTCCTTTCATCGAAGAGAATATAACACCCACAATAGTAACTATTAGCAGCACCAGTATCGTAATTTTATAAGCAAACAGATTTGAGCTTGCTAAAGTTACAGCCTTATTTTTGGATAGATCATAATCGTAAACAAGCGTTGCTATGCTAATTCCAAATATTAGCCCAAGGCTTCGCATCATGTTTAACAGCCCACCCACAAGACTTAACTTTCCAGCCGATGCAACTGACATAACGGTTGTGTTGTTTGGCGGTGTAAACATACCCATGCCCACGCCTACCATCACAAATGATAACAGTACGTAAAGCAACGATACTTGCAGGTTTACAAAGAACAGAAGCAAGAATCCTATCGACATTAACGTCATTCCCAGCACCGAAAACTTTACGTACCCGTGCCTGTCTGCCAGATGCCCGCTGATCGGAGCCATGATAGACATTGACGCAGGTATTGCTATAAGCATAACGCCTGCCAAAAATCCGTTTAGGCCCAATGAAAATTCTAAAAAGAATGGAGAAATGAACATCAGCCCGTTAAGGCTCAGATATGATATCATCCCTGAAAAATTTCCAGCAGTAAAAACCCTGTTTTTAAACAGGCTAAGATCCAGCAATGGAAAAGAGTTCTTCAATTCTACCCGTATGAACAACAGTAAAAGGACCAATGATACGATCCCGATAAAGATAGCACCGTAAAACCCGAAAATATTCATT
Coding sequences within it:
- a CDS encoding MFS transporter, producing MSKMKSGRNVPLNYFTDRSNYRWYILTTVLFGAFMSALDANLMNIINPVLEKVFFSPLSIVEWGSLSYLLTLTILLPVFGKISDIIGRKTMYNMGFTIFIIGSAMVGLSFNMIWFVLWRIVQSIGATMLQSNSIAIITANFPSEERGKAIGIQGAVQAIGMAVGPSFGGFLVTYMSWRYAFYINVPVGAIGTVLAYFVLPRNVISEKKERIDYIGISLFTGFLGLFLIDFTEGMNIFGFYGAIFIGIVSLVLLLLFIRVELKNSFPLLDLSLFKNRVFTAGNFSGMISYLSLNGLMFISPFFLEFSLGLNGFLAGVMLIAIPASMSIMAPISGHLADRHGYVKFSVLGMTLMSIGFLLLFFVNLQVSLLYVLLSFVMVGVGMGMFTPPNNTTVMSVASAGKLSLVGGLLNMMRSLGLIFGISIATLVYDYDLSKNKAVTLASSNLFAYKITILVLLIVTIVGVIFSSMKGQIKHKQF